The genomic region cgtataacagaccgttgctacgtataacggaccgttgctacgtataacagaccgttgctacgtatagcagactgttgctacgtataacggaccgttgctacgtataacggaccgttgctacgtataacggaccgttgctatgtataacagaccgttgctacgtataacagaccgttgctacgtacatAATATCTCGTTAATACCAATTAATTTATATCCAAAAGAGGTGAATCATGTCTGTAAATTAATATTTACTACTCTGAGTACTGACTGAGTACTCTGAGTACTCTGAGTACTCAGAGTACTCAGTCAGTACTCAGTATTGTGTtcacaggtcagaggtcagaggtcagaggtcacagctGATACATGAAACCatctttagttttttatttccttattaAAGTGATTTTCTTCAGAAACATGTTATTGATTAAAGAGCCTCAGAGGAGATACAGTCTGCAGGAGTccctctgagcagcagcagtctggcCTGCAGGCAGCGTTCAGGGTTTAGTCTCAGTGTGGCCTGCAGGCAGCGTTCAGGGTTTAGTCTCAGTGTGTCCTGCAGGGCAGCGTTCAGGGTTTAGTCTCAGTGCGTCCTGCAGGGCAGCGTTCAGGGTTTAGTCTCAGTGTGTCCTGCAGGCAGCGTTCAGGGTTTAGTCTCAGTGTGGCCTGCAGGACAGCGTTCAGGGTTTAGTCTCAGTGTGTCCTGCAGGCAGCGTTCAGGGTTTAGTCTCAGTGTGTCCTGCAGGGCAGCGTTCAGGGTTTAGTCTCAGTGTGTCCTGCAGGCAGCGTTCAGGGTTTAGTCTCAGTGTGGCCTGCAGGACAGCGTTCAGGGTTTAGTCTCAGTGCGTCCTGCAGGCAGCGTTCAGGGTTTAGTCTCAGTGCGTCCTGCAGGCAGCGTTCAGGGTTTAGTCTCAGTGCGTCCTGCAGGCAGCGTTCAGGGTTTAGTCTCAGTGCGTCCTGCAGGACAGCGTTCAGGGTTTAGTCTCAGTGCGTCCTGCAGGACAGCGTTCAGGGTTTAGTCTCAGTCTGGCCTGCAGGCAGCGTTCAGGGTTTAGTCTCAATGCGTCCTGCAGGCAGCGTTCAGGGTTTAGTCTCAGTGCGTCCTGCAGGCAGCGTTCAGGGTTTAGTCTCAGTGCGTCCTGCAGGACAGCGTTCAGGGTTTAGTCTCAGTGCGTCCTGCAGGACAGCGTTCAGGGTTTAGTCTCAGTCTGGCCTGCAGGCAGCGTTCAGGGTTTAGTCTCAATGCGTCCTGCAGGCAGCGTTCAGGGTTTAGTCTCAGTGCGTCCTGCAGGCAGCGTTCAGGGTTTAGTCTCAGTGCGTCCTGCAGGCAGCGTTCAGGGTTTAGTCTCAGTGCGTCCTGCAGGACAGCGTTCAGGGTTTAGTCTCAATGCGTCCTGCAGGCAGCGTTCAGGGTTTAGTCTCAGTGCGTCCTGCAGGGCAGCGTTCAGGGTTTAGTCTCAGTGTGTCCTGCAGGGCAGCGTTCAGGGTTTAGTCTCAGTGCGTCCTGCAGGACAGCGTTCAGGGTTTAGTCTCAGTGCGTCCTGCAGACCGGGTCAGACCGGGTCAGACCGGCAGACTCCTCCTGATGCTGGTCTTCAGCAGCCCCCCCAGGAGGCGGACCCCGGCGGTCCCCCCCGGCAGCAGGGCCACCAGGTAGACCAGGACCACGGAGACCTGTAGTCCGGCTCCCAGCGCCGTCAGCGCGGTGCTGTGGAGCCGCAGCGCCGCGTACAGAGTCCCGCAGAGCGAGACCAGGTACCAGGCGGCTCCGGGGGAGTTCTGCAGACCGGAACAGAGTCTTCCGGGTCCCAGCAGGACCCCCGCGGCCAGCAGGAGGAACAGGGACCCCAGAGACCACAGCAGGGCGAACTTGCGGGAGTAGACCAGCAGCAGCGGAGCGTAGAGACCCGCCAGGCTGAAACATAGCAGGGACAACAGAACCAGAACCCCCAGGACCAGGACCCGCTGAGACCGGCTCATAGGCAGGCACGGGTCCGGCTCAGACCAGGACCACGACCACGACCCGGACCAGGGCCACGACCACGACCCGGGTCCTCCAGAGCTCGGTCCAGACCcgggtcctggtcctggtcctggtcctggtctgcCGGTCCAGGGTCTGGACCACCGCCCGAACCAGCTCCCCGGGACCGGATCCGGCTCCGCCTGGTCCAGGTCCACCGTGGTGCTGGATCCGGACTGGGAGGTGGTTCTGGTTCCTTTAGACTGGGACTGGGATCCGGACTGGGATCCGGACCGGGATCCGGACCGGGTCAGGTAGTCCTGAAGCTGCCGGTTCAGATCCGCCATCACGggaagctaacaggctaactgctaacaggaagcaggaagcacttcttcttctgctgctgctaaaCTTCCGGTAGTCCTCCACAGGTCCTCTCCGACTTCCGGCTGCTGGTTCAAACCttttatagacaaaatatatacatatatatatatacatatgtatatatatatatgtatatatacatatatatatatatgtatatatacatatatatatatacatatgtatatatgtatatatacatatatatatatacatatatgtatatatgtatatacatatgtatatatgtatatatacatatatacatatgtatatatacatatgtatatatacatatgtatatacatatgtatatatacatatatacatatgtatatatacatatatgtatatatacatatgtatatatgtatatatacatatgtatatacatatgtatatatacatatgtatatatacatatgtatgtatatatgtatatatatatttttcgactttttttcgacttttttcaGATCGTTTTTTTCAGAGATCAGTTGtagtatttattaattatgaattattaattatttctatATGAATATagataataatcaataataataataatcaataagaTCAGAGGTGTTTATATTTACAGTCTCTGGTTTCAGACTCTTATTTTGGTAAAAGTCACATGACTTCCGTTCACAGCTGTCTGTCTAAaattaacccccccccccacacacccatCTAGGGtatcagcagagagagagtgtgtgtgtgttcattcagAGAGCTGATCAGAGGAAGAAACAACCAAAACTaaccaggtaacacacacacacac from Sebastes umbrosus isolate fSebUmb1 unplaced genomic scaffold, fSebUmb1.pri scaffold_128_arrow_ctg1, whole genome shotgun sequence harbors:
- the sft2d3 gene encoding vesicle transport protein SFT2C; this encodes MADLNRQLQDYLTRSGSRSGSQSGSQSQSKGTRTTSQSGSSTTVDLDQAEPDPVPGSWFGRWSRPWTGRPGPGPGPGPGSGPSSGGPGSWSWPWSGSWSWSWSEPDPCLPMSRSQRVLVLGVLVLLSLLCFSLAGLYAPLLLVYSRKFALLWSLGSLFLLLAAGVLLGPGRLCSGLQNSPGAAWYLVSLCGTLYAALRLHSTALTALGAGLQVSVVLVYLVALLPGGTAGVRLLGGLLKTSIRRSLPV